The candidate division WOR-3 bacterium genome segment ATACGTCTACGACCCCGCGCAGCGGGTGGATGTTACCGGTCTGCGGGTGCTGTTCTATGACGAGGTCGGCGGAGTCAACTCCACGCTGGTGGCGGATGAAGGGTCGATACACTCGAAGAACGAAGACCTGGTTGCCCGAGGCCAGGTAGTCGTCAGGACGTCGGATAGCACAGTGCTCAGGACCGATTCCCTCGCCTGGAGCAACCAGCGCCGGTTGGTAAGAACCGACGCCGACCTGGTGATCGAGACACCAAGAGGCAGGATAGAGGGCAAGGGATTGACGGCCGATGCCGGGCTGACCAAGATCGACATCTTGAGTCCGGTCCAAGGCACGTCGGACTACGATTTCGAAACGGGGAAGTAGAGAGTGAGACATCCGAAAACGACCGCGCTTCTGGCGGCGGGGCTGGCGTTGTGTGTAGGGGTCTGCGTCGCTTCCCGGCTCAGTGCGAAGCACATGTCCATCGAGCGCACCCCCGAAGGCGACGCAACCGTGTTCCGCGACAGCGTGGTAGTCACGGATGGAGATA includes the following:
- the lptC gene encoding LPS export ABC transporter periplasmic protein LptC, which gives rise to MRAGRRIANCIIGVLSSAFLACSDKPVCGPNPVLPNQEVDAFTLHESSSGKRLYTLEAQRAYVYDPAQRVDVTGLRVLFYDEVGGVNSTLVADEGSIHSKNEDLVARGQVVVRTSDSTVLRTDSLAWSNQRRLVRTDADLVIETPRGRIEGKGLTADAGLTKIDILSPVQGTSDYDFETGK